The following proteins are encoded in a genomic region of Chryseobacterium shigense:
- the bshB1 gene encoding bacillithiol biosynthesis deacetylase BshB1: MKTDILAFGAHPDDVELGCGGTIAKMISEGKTCVIVDLTKGELGTRGTDETRKVEAGEAAKILGVSARENLGMKDGFLVNSEEYQIEIVKMIRKYRPEIVLANAIDDRHPDHAKGAKLVSDACFLSGLRKIVTVLEGENQEVWRPKQIFHYIQWKDIKPEFVIDISEHLDKKIEACMAFKTQFYDPTSNEPVTPIATKDFFESLTYRAQDLGRLSGVTYAEGFTSEKLIAMKNFDGIVW; the protein is encoded by the coding sequence ATGAAAACAGATATACTTGCTTTTGGAGCCCACCCTGATGATGTAGAGCTGGGATGTGGCGGAACTATTGCCAAAATGATTTCGGAAGGTAAAACATGCGTTATTGTAGATCTCACAAAAGGAGAGCTTGGAACCAGGGGAACTGATGAAACAAGAAAAGTGGAAGCGGGTGAAGCAGCAAAGATTCTGGGAGTTTCTGCAAGGGAAAATCTGGGAATGAAAGACGGTTTTTTAGTGAATTCAGAAGAATACCAGATAGAGATCGTAAAAATGATCCGCAAATACCGGCCTGAAATTGTCTTAGCCAATGCAATTGATGATAGACATCCGGATCATGCAAAAGGCGCAAAATTAGTATCAGATGCGTGCTTTTTGTCCGGACTGAGAAAAATTGTAACTGTTTTGGAAGGAGAAAACCAGGAAGTGTGGCGACCAAAGCAAATTTTTCATTATATCCAGTGGAAAGATATCAAACCGGAATTTGTTATCGATATATCAGAACATCTTGATAAGAAGATTGAGGCTTGTATGGCTTTCAAAACACAGTTCTATGACCCAACATCTAACGAGCCCGTTACTCCTATCGCAACAAAAGATTTTTTTGAGAGTCTGACTTACCGGGCACAGGATTTGGGAAGGTTATCGGGAGTGACTTACGCTGAGGGATTTACGTCTGAGAAGTTGATTGCGATGAAAAATTTTGACGGAATAGTTTGGTAA
- a CDS encoding tetratricopeptide repeat protein codes for MKDIMIMNVKKIAFGAAVVFFSGLATAQTLQDGINSIDSDKYAQAKTNFTEMIAKAPTAENYFYLGNTYLKQGEPDYAKATESFNKGLAVDNKSYLNKIGLATVKLGKGDKSAIAEIQKIVADSKEKDAEVLFRGAEALTLFEKNSAPDAAIQFLTKAIEKAEKKGVPAHYYYTLGDAYRLKRAPGEAMSAYDKALPLAKNKASVYTRMATLWMAAQQWQQAKQSIDKAIGVDATYAPAYKALASYDIRYQQNAKATQDLINYTKYADEDPYTQLEIAKLYFTNEDYANSKTVLDKIFDKIDDPIKFKLRAYQSYADGNYAEAKQNMDTFVSQAEKTRIQPADQGLQGLIAAGLAKTETDAAKKAALNTEAQQKVAIAKAAKDETMKWDIELANIAGGGASQTEADKGPTTPEIEALKKKVAANKEDSDSLFKLATAYQDAKNWNGAVLTWQKMSALLPDWAPAYYSQGYSYQQAGNNDAAKLAYEKFISTVKPADQEANKQTLAYAYFAVAYMNKDTDVAKAKDYIAKSLQLDPTYQDAVKLNKEINK; via the coding sequence ATGAAAGATATAATGATTATGAATGTAAAGAAAATTGCTTTTGGAGCAGCCGTAGTATTTTTTTCCGGTTTAGCTACTGCACAGACGTTGCAGGACGGTATCAACAGTATAGACAGTGATAAGTACGCACAGGCTAAAACCAATTTTACGGAAATGATTGCCAAAGCGCCTACAGCAGAAAATTACTTCTATTTAGGAAATACTTACCTGAAACAAGGTGAACCTGATTATGCTAAAGCTACAGAAAGTTTTAACAAAGGTTTGGCTGTTGACAATAAAAGCTATCTTAACAAAATAGGATTGGCTACTGTAAAATTAGGTAAAGGAGATAAAAGCGCAATTGCTGAAATTCAGAAAATTGTTGCAGATTCTAAGGAAAAAGATGCTGAAGTACTATTCAGAGGAGCTGAAGCTTTAACTTTATTTGAGAAAAACAGTGCTCCGGACGCAGCTATCCAGTTTTTAACAAAAGCTATTGAGAAAGCTGAGAAAAAAGGAGTTCCTGCTCACTATTATTATACACTTGGAGATGCTTACAGATTAAAAAGAGCGCCTGGTGAGGCTATGTCTGCTTATGATAAAGCACTTCCATTAGCTAAGAATAAAGCATCTGTTTATACAAGAATGGCTACTTTATGGATGGCAGCACAACAATGGCAGCAGGCTAAACAAAGTATTGATAAAGCAATTGGTGTAGATGCAACGTATGCACCTGCATATAAGGCTTTAGCTTCTTACGATATCAGATATCAGCAGAACGCAAAAGCTACACAGGATCTTATCAACTATACAAAATATGCTGACGAAGATCCATATACTCAGTTAGAAATTGCTAAACTATATTTCACTAATGAAGATTACGCAAACTCTAAAACAGTATTAGATAAAATCTTTGATAAAATTGATGATCCTATCAAGTTTAAATTAAGAGCTTATCAGTCTTATGCAGACGGAAACTATGCTGAAGCAAAACAGAATATGGATACTTTCGTATCTCAGGCTGAAAAAACAAGAATCCAGCCGGCTGATCAGGGTCTTCAGGGACTTATTGCAGCAGGTTTAGCCAAAACTGAAACTGATGCAGCTAAGAAAGCGGCTTTAAATACAGAAGCACAGCAGAAAGTTGCTATTGCTAAAGCAGCTAAGGATGAAACAATGAAGTGGGATATAGAACTTGCTAATATTGCAGGTGGTGGTGCTTCTCAAACTGAGGCAGACAAAGGACCTACTACTCCTGAAATTGAAGCATTGAAAAAGAAAGTTGCTGCTAATAAAGAAGATTCAGACTCTCTGTTTAAATTGGCAACCGCTTACCAAGATGCTAAAAACTGGAACGGTGCTGTACTTACTTGGCAGAAAATGAGTGCTCTTCTTCCTGATTGGGCTCCGGCTTATTACAGCCAGGGATATTCTTATCAGCAGGCAGGAAATAATGATGCGGCAAAATTGGCGTATGAAAAATTCATCAGCACGGTAAAACCAGCTGATCAGGAAGCTAACAAACAGACTTTAGCGTATGCTTACTTCGCAGTAGCGTATATGAATAAAGATACTGATGTAGCTAAAGCCAAAGATTATATAGCTAAATCTTTACAGCTTGACCCTACTTATCAGGATGCTGTAAAATTAAATAAAGAAATCAACAAGTAA
- a CDS encoding ATP-binding protein → MLKINKIKFEVNTSSGLYGSKYEFSNGLNIIRADNTSGKSSLFQAITYCLGFEEIIGGRNEKTMQSVFRDQVEYPKDSFHKVIQSFVYLEIENSEKEIITIKRSVISNSDRKPQLVDVYFGKLIDDSENIIPESKPMYIHDKGGATDEIYGFHLFLENFLNWSLPNVLTNSGDSKKLYIQQVASSFMIEQKSGWSDFFATMPHFSLSNKEARAIEFLLNLDVTENKKRKQQITFNKRIIEDKWSTLNNQFIRLAEKGGGRISGIEQKPVIINDYSRLNILLTKDEGEHTISDYIDLQVDELNNLQTKSVFSVGQNISNDEDQLEKLNNFINKLSINYELLSTELSFDIDRLSSYRSQLSLLKSDLRKNKGALKVKNLGADFNLKTSTEICPTCNQEINDSLLPLEVEQIPMRLEDNIDFIDAQIKMISVYIEGQEKTINEKEKRIDFFKTKLSEARTNVRLIKKELVSDERLPSIIEIENRLNLKKRIEFYNKFLEDFNELVSQLKELSKQWEKIISDESNLPTNFFSINDNEKLQFLELKFKALLKEFNYTSQQSEFIKISRENYLPVISKPFGEETKDYNIRFDSSGSDFIRCIWAYTFSLLDTSIKFDGNHPRLIMMDEPKQQDAAIENFHSFLKTISKHKESQILIFASFENSDEAFNTATKGVDFNLIYIEDKLIKPIT, encoded by the coding sequence ATGTTAAAAATTAATAAAATAAAATTTGAAGTAAATACAAGCTCAGGATTGTATGGATCAAAATACGAATTCAGCAATGGTCTAAACATTATTAGAGCTGACAATACTAGCGGTAAAAGTAGTCTTTTTCAAGCAATTACTTATTGCTTAGGATTTGAAGAAATCATTGGTGGCAGAAATGAAAAAACCATGCAATCTGTTTTTAGAGACCAAGTTGAATATCCAAAAGATTCCTTTCACAAAGTTATTCAATCTTTTGTTTATTTAGAAATTGAAAATAGCGAAAAAGAGATCATTACAATTAAAAGAAGTGTGATTAGTAATTCTGATAGAAAACCTCAGTTAGTAGATGTTTATTTTGGGAAATTAATTGATGATTCGGAAAATATTATTCCTGAATCTAAGCCTATGTACATCCATGACAAAGGAGGCGCTACCGATGAAATATATGGTTTCCATCTCTTTTTGGAAAATTTTTTAAACTGGAGTTTGCCCAATGTTTTAACAAACTCTGGAGATTCAAAAAAATTATATATTCAACAAGTTGCTTCATCATTCATGATAGAGCAAAAATCAGGTTGGTCAGATTTCTTTGCTACAATGCCACATTTTAGCTTAAGTAATAAAGAAGCTAGAGCAATTGAGTTTCTATTGAACCTTGATGTTACCGAGAACAAGAAAAGAAAGCAACAAATAACATTTAATAAAAGAATAATTGAAGATAAGTGGTCAACTTTAAATAATCAATTTATTAGACTGGCAGAAAAAGGAGGTGGTAGAATTAGTGGCATTGAACAAAAACCTGTTATTATCAATGACTATAGTAGATTGAATATTTTACTAACTAAAGATGAAGGAGAACACACAATTTCTGATTATATTGATTTGCAGGTTGATGAGTTAAATAATTTACAAACTAAATCCGTGTTTTCAGTTGGTCAAAATATTTCAAATGATGAAGACCAGCTCGAAAAATTGAATAATTTCATCAATAAGCTATCTATAAATTATGAATTACTATCAACGGAATTAAGTTTTGATATAGACCGATTAAGCAGTTATAGATCGCAATTATCATTATTAAAAAGTGATTTGAGAAAAAACAAGGGAGCTTTAAAGGTAAAAAATTTAGGTGCTGATTTCAATTTAAAAACTTCTACTGAAATATGCCCAACATGCAACCAAGAAATTAATGATTCTCTATTGCCTTTGGAGGTTGAGCAAATTCCAATGCGTCTAGAAGATAATATTGATTTTATTGATGCTCAGATTAAAATGATTAGTGTCTATATTGAAGGGCAGGAAAAAACTATAAATGAAAAAGAAAAAAGAATAGATTTTTTCAAAACAAAATTATCCGAAGCAAGAACCAATGTCAGGCTAATAAAAAAAGAACTAGTTTCTGATGAAAGACTTCCCTCTATTATTGAAATTGAAAATAGATTAAATCTTAAAAAAAGAATAGAATTTTATAATAAATTCCTTGAGGATTTCAACGAATTGGTTAGCCAATTAAAAGAGCTCTCAAAACAATGGGAAAAAATTATTAGTGATGAAAGTAATTTACCAACCAACTTTTTTTCAATTAATGATAATGAAAAATTACAGTTTTTGGAGCTGAAATTTAAAGCACTTCTAAAAGAATTCAATTACACAAGTCAGCAAAGTGAATTTATTAAAATTTCAAGAGAGAATTATTTACCCGTTATAAGTAAGCCTTTTGGAGAAGAAACAAAAGATTATAATATACGATTTGACTCGTCAGGAAGTGATTTCATTAGATGTATTTGGGCTTATACATTTAGCTTACTTGATACTTCAATTAAGTTTGATGGAAATCATCCTAGACTTATTATGATGGACGAACCCAAACAACAAGATGCTGCAATTGAGAATTTTCATAGTTTCTTAAAAACAATTTCAAAACATAAAGAGTCTCAAATTTTAATTTTTGCTTCCTTTGAAAACTCCGACGAAGCTTTTAATACAGCAACAAAAGGAGTAGATTTTAATTTGATTTATATTGAAGACAAATTAATAAAGCCTATTACTTAG